The region GTGGAGACGTTGGCACGCTTTGCGACAGCTTTGATATTCATTCGTAGAATCTCGGCTCTATGGTTTGCGAAGCTGCGAATTCTGGTATTTTGGTACGGTCGTGTACGCGGTTACATTTGCGTTTTTAGAATACTTCCTCATTCGCAATCTGAAACTGGAAATTCATCTCTTCATCGGCACCGCTTCGAGGTTCACACCAATGGTTCACCACTCATCCCTCCGCGCCAGTCTGCTCACAGTCGCATTGATGACGACTCCGCTTCTCGCTCAAGAGCTCAAGCCCATTAAGTCGTCGCCGCGCCCTCCTGATACACCTCTCATCGCGCACGATCCTTATTTCAGCGTCTGGTCCAACTCCGACAAGCTGACGGACTCGACAACCCGCCACTGGACAGGGCATCCCCAGCCTCTTGCGAGCCTTATCAGGGTAGATGGTAAGACGTTTCGCATCATGGGTCGTGATCCGGGATCGGTGCCCGCGATGGAGCAGACCGCAATGGAACTGACGCCCACTCATACGCGCTATCGATTTGCCGGCGGCGGCGTAGAGGTGGAGCTTGCTTTTTTTACGCCGGCATTCCTGGATGATCTGGATGTGCTGTCTCGTCCGGTGACGTACCTGACCTGGACTGCCAAGGCGACCGATGGGAGCCAGCACATGGTCTCCGCTCTGCTTGATGCTTCTCCGGAGATTGCAACCAGCTTTGACCATCAGGCGGTGACCTATTCACGGCAGAAAGTGGGTTCGGGGGAGGTCGTTTCTGTCGGCACCAGGGACCAAGCGGTGCTGAATCGGTCGGGGGATGATCTTCGCATCGATTGGGGATACTTTCACCTCCTAGCTCCTCAAAGCGAAGGGTCTCAGTTGTCCATCTCAAACCAGCCTGAGGAGGTCTTTCAAGCGACCGGCAAGATCCCGGAGGTTGACGTCATGGACGGTGTAGTGACCACGGACCGGTTTGCACCTCATCTTGCGGCTGCCATGAACCTGGGTACGGTGGGCACACAGAGTGTTTCGCGGCATCTGCTCGTCAGCTATACCGATACTTACTCCATTCAATACCTTGGACAGAATCTCCGTCCTTACTGGCAGCGGGATGGGAAGCCGGTCGCTACGATGCTGGATGAAGCCGCGCGAGAGAATGCATCTCTCGAAAAGCGCGGTGTGGCGTTCGACCAGGAACTGACCGGAGATCTTACTCGGACTGCTGGTGCGCACTATGCGTGGCTCTGCACGCTCAGCTATCGGCAGTCCATCGCAGCTCACAAGCTCGTTGCCGATGGCGATGGTCAACCTATGCTGTTTGCCAAGGAGAACTTTTCCAACGGCGATATCGCGACCGTCGATGTGATGTACCCCTCCGCGCCACTGTTCCTGTTCTTTAATCCTCGCCTGCTTGAAGCGCAGGTCCGGCCGGTGCTCCAATATGCAGCCATGCCCAACCACTGGCACTTCCCGTTTGCGCCCCATGATCTGGGTCAGTATCCCCTGGCAAATGGCCAAGAGTACGGGGGCGGCGAGAAGACAGAAGAAAATCAAATGCCTGTCGAGGAGAGCGCAAACCTTCTTATCCTTGTGGATGGTATTGCACGGACGGGCCACACAACAACTTTGGCTGAACGCTATTGGCCCCAACTCACACAGTGGGCGCAGTACCTCAAGACCCACGGGCTCGATCCAGAGAACCAATTGACCACCGACGACTTCGCTGGTCATGTCGCGCACAACAGCAACCTCTCCATCAAGGCGATCGATGGGCTTGGCGCGTACGCGGATCTGGCCAAGCTGCTGCATCATGACTCCGAAGCAAAGCAATACAGCGCACTGGCGAAGACGATGGCCGGCCAATGGGTCGGGATGGCAAAGGAAGGCGATCACTATAAACTGGCCTTCAATAGTCCCGGTACATGGAGCCAGAAGTACAACCTGGTTTGGGATAAGGTCCTGGATTACAACCTATTTCCTCCCAGCGTGCGGGATGCTGAGATTGCATACTACAAGACGAAGATCAATCAATACGGACTGCCCTTGGACAGCCGTGCGACCTACACCAAGAATGACTGGACCCTCTGGACTGCCACGCTGGCTGAGAAAGCAGAGGACTTCAACGCGTTGGTGGACCCCATCTATCTCTGGTCCACTGAAACGACGAGCCGGGTTCCACTTACAGACTGGTATGACACCCTCTCTGGGAAGCAGGTAGGGTTCCAAGCGAGAAGCGTCGTGGGCGGCCTGTTTATTCGGGCACTCGATGACAAGGCGTTGGCTGAAAAGTGGCGCCGTCGTAGTGTCAGGGAGTCAGAATCGCCAGCCCGATGAGAAGCCCTCAGGCAACACCGACGGGTTAGATTGCGAGATGACGGTGGATCTACAAATCGGCAACGCTCGCGGGATTGTCTTGCTGCTCCTGTGGCTGTGTGCGCTGCAGCACTCGGCACAGGCTCAGGGTGACTCTCAAAAATCCGGCACGATGAGCGTTAATACCGGAGCAGCACGCGCGGCAGTGCTCGATGAAAAGCGGCGTCCCATTACTGCTGGAGGCTTCGTTAGCTCAGGCCCGCATGTGTTCGATGACGTGGCTGCTCGTGCAGGACTCTCCAGTTGGCGTCACCGGATGGGTACACCGGAGAAGAAGTACATCCTTGAGACCTTGGGCTCAGGGGTAGCACTCCTGGACTATGACAACGATGGCTGGTTAGATATCTATCTGGTCAACGGGAGTACCTATGAGGCGATGGCGGGGAAAGCTGCCCCGCCTCAGGCCGCTCTCTTCCACAACAATCACGATGGAACATTTACAGATGTCACCGCCAAAGCCGGAGTGGGAAACGGTCGCTGGGGAATCGGCGTCGTCGCAGCGGACTATGACAACGACGGCTGGCCGGATCTCTTTGTCTCCAACTACGGCGAAAACAGGCTCTTCCACAACAACCACGACGGAACATTTACCGATGTTGCGAAGGCGGCAGGCGTCGAATTGGGTAATCTTTCGACGGGCGCAACCTGGGGCGACTATGACGGTGACGGGCGATTGGATCTGTTTGTGCCGGGGTACGTGCACTACGACCTGCAGCATCCGCCGCCAGCTGCCGGGAGCGCCGCAGCTGAGGGGCGGTGTAATTTTCGCGGAGTCAACGTGATGTGCGGACCGCGCGGCCTCAAAGGTGAGCCTGATCATCTGTTCCACAATAACGGGAATGGAACATTTACCGATGTCAGCGTAAAGGCTGGCGTATCAGACCAGAAGGCTGCGTACTACGGCCTTGCTTCGCTGTTTGTCGACGTCAATAACGACGGCCGGTTGGACCTGCTGGTAGCAGACGACTCAACTCCAAACTACCTCTACATCAACAAAGGGGATGGAACTTTTGAAGATGCTAGCTTTGCGTCCGGGTACGCGCTCAACGAGAGCGGACGCGAGACGGCCTCAATGGGGATCGCCGCCGGAGATATGCTACACAATGGCCTGATCGATCTCTTCAACACGACCTTCTCAGACGACTACAAACCGCTCTATCGCAACGATGGCGACGGCAACTTCACTGACGTCAGCTACCAGTATGGGATCGCGGAGCCGACGATCCCATTCCTGGGTTGGGGCACCGGCTTCTTCGACTACGACAATGACGGCTGGCTTGATCTTATGAGTGTCAACGGTCACGTATACCCCGCCGTCGATGAGACCAATTGGGGTACAAGCTGGAAGCAGCGTTTGCTGCTCTTTCACAACAACGCCGGCAAACTATCCGTGGTGCCTCCAGTGGAGGGAAGCGGGCTGGCGAAGGTCGCATCGGCTCGCGGCATGGCTTACGGCGACCTCTTCAACGATGGACACATCGACGTGGTCGTCAACAACATGGATGAGGGACCGTCGTTGTTCCGCAACGTAAGCGACACCGTGAATCACTGGATCGAATTCAAAATGATTGGGGGATCAAAGAGTCCAAGGGATGCCATGGGAACCACGGTCTACCTGACAGCGAACGGATTCACCCAGCGGCAGGACGTCATCAGCGGCGGCAGCTATGCGTCATCCTCCGATCCGCGACTGCACTTCGGACTGGGCAAATCTACAACAATTGCCAAAATTGAGATACATTGGCCGAGCGGGCTGATAGAGGTCGTGAAACAACCGGGGATGGACGGAATCTTCAAGGTGACAGAAGGCAAAGGAACCGTCATCAAGCACATGCGGTAATCACGGAGCGACGGCTCGATGGAATGCCTGGAATCGGGGCTTGTTCAGTTGAACTTACATCGACTCCTTAGTTCA is a window of Granulicella tundricola MP5ACTX9 DNA encoding:
- a CDS encoding glutaminase family protein, producing MTTPLLAQELKPIKSSPRPPDTPLIAHDPYFSVWSNSDKLTDSTTRHWTGHPQPLASLIRVDGKTFRIMGRDPGSVPAMEQTAMELTPTHTRYRFAGGGVEVELAFFTPAFLDDLDVLSRPVTYLTWTAKATDGSQHMVSALLDASPEIATSFDHQAVTYSRQKVGSGEVVSVGTRDQAVLNRSGDDLRIDWGYFHLLAPQSEGSQLSISNQPEEVFQATGKIPEVDVMDGVVTTDRFAPHLAAAMNLGTVGTQSVSRHLLVSYTDTYSIQYLGQNLRPYWQRDGKPVATMLDEAARENASLEKRGVAFDQELTGDLTRTAGAHYAWLCTLSYRQSIAAHKLVADGDGQPMLFAKENFSNGDIATVDVMYPSAPLFLFFNPRLLEAQVRPVLQYAAMPNHWHFPFAPHDLGQYPLANGQEYGGGEKTEENQMPVEESANLLILVDGIARTGHTTTLAERYWPQLTQWAQYLKTHGLDPENQLTTDDFAGHVAHNSNLSIKAIDGLGAYADLAKLLHHDSEAKQYSALAKTMAGQWVGMAKEGDHYKLAFNSPGTWSQKYNLVWDKVLDYNLFPPSVRDAEIAYYKTKINQYGLPLDSRATYTKNDWTLWTATLAEKAEDFNALVDPIYLWSTETTSRVPLTDWYDTLSGKQVGFQARSVVGGLFIRALDDKALAEKWRRRSVRESESPAR
- a CDS encoding CRTAC1 family protein, whose protein sequence is MTVDLQIGNARGIVLLLLWLCALQHSAQAQGDSQKSGTMSVNTGAARAAVLDEKRRPITAGGFVSSGPHVFDDVAARAGLSSWRHRMGTPEKKYILETLGSGVALLDYDNDGWLDIYLVNGSTYEAMAGKAAPPQAALFHNNHDGTFTDVTAKAGVGNGRWGIGVVAADYDNDGWPDLFVSNYGENRLFHNNHDGTFTDVAKAAGVELGNLSTGATWGDYDGDGRLDLFVPGYVHYDLQHPPPAAGSAAAEGRCNFRGVNVMCGPRGLKGEPDHLFHNNGNGTFTDVSVKAGVSDQKAAYYGLASLFVDVNNDGRLDLLVADDSTPNYLYINKGDGTFEDASFASGYALNESGRETASMGIAAGDMLHNGLIDLFNTTFSDDYKPLYRNDGDGNFTDVSYQYGIAEPTIPFLGWGTGFFDYDNDGWLDLMSVNGHVYPAVDETNWGTSWKQRLLLFHNNAGKLSVVPPVEGSGLAKVASARGMAYGDLFNDGHIDVVVNNMDEGPSLFRNVSDTVNHWIEFKMIGGSKSPRDAMGTTVYLTANGFTQRQDVISGGSYASSSDPRLHFGLGKSTTIAKIEIHWPSGLIEVVKQPGMDGIFKVTEGKGTVIKHMR